The Sulfurospirillum diekertiae genomic sequence GCTTAGATTGGTCTCTTTTGCCAGCGCTTCGATGCTCAGACCCTCTTTGTGCTCATAGAGTGCTTTTAAAACGCCTAGATCGCGCATAGAGCGTGCCACTTGAAATACAATCGGTGCAAATGCGATGCGTTGAGCGTTGTACTGTGCTTCTAGGGCAGAGACACTGTCGTTATCGTTAAAAAATGGATTCATTCAAATGTTCCTTATTTTCTAAAAAAGTAAATGAAACCTTAACAGAAAACTCTCTTTTAAGCTCTTATTTTAACTAGATTTATATAATACGCTTGTTTGTTTTAGAATCGCTGCAAGGAGTGTATGATACTCAACCATTTGTATACGCTTACATGTAAAGAAGGGGCACGCTTTTGTGTGAGACTTAGCGACGCGTCACATCCCGTTTTTCAAGCGCATTTTCCTACAAATCCTATTCTTCCTGGGTTTATTTTGCTTGATTTAAGTGCAGAAATTTTAGGAATTGAAATTGTCAAAATTCAAAAAGCAAAATTTTTAAAAAATATTACGCCTCTTAGTGTGCTTTGGTTCGACACGCAAACGCACGAAAAAACACTCAAAATTCGTGTCACACAAAATGAACAAAAAGTAGCAGAACTCACTTATGAAAAAAGATGATATCGTTGTTGTGATTCCTACGTACAATAATCCTCTTACCATTGAGAAAGTGGCACAAGAGGTTTTAACACAAGGGTACGCTTTGATTGTTGTGGATGACGGCTCTAAGATCAACGTAGCTGACATCATTTTAAAACCGCATGAAAAACTCACGATTATCAGGCACCTAACCAACCAAGGTAAAGGCGCTGCCATCATGACTGGCGCTCACGAAGCTCAAAAACGTGGGTTTGACTACTTTATCAGCCTAGATGGCGATGGACAGCATTTAGCTTCTCAAATTGAAAAGATATGCAACGCCTGCGATGGTAAAGATCAGATCATCATTGGAGCACGTAATTTTGAGATCAATCATGTTCCCAATGGTTCTAAATTTGGCAGATGGTTTAGTAATTTTTGGGCATGTTGGGACACCGAACAGAGTATTACCGACTCGCTTTCGGGTTTTAGACTTTACCCGACTTCCATACTCGACCTCATCATCAAAACCAAACGGTTTGACTGGGAGATGGAAGTGCTTGTCAAACACGCATGGAAAGGTCGCATCATCAAAGAAGTGAGCATTGAATGTTACTATCCCACACCCGAAGAGCGGGTGAGTCACTTTAAAAAGTTTTGGGATACCGCGGCGATTGTCATGGTGCATGTCAAACTTTTACCGTGGAAATTTTTTCTCAAGAAAAAGTACCAATGAGTACAAAACAGCGAGGAAGCGGATGGAGTATCAAACTCGTTTTTACCTTTTATAGGCTCTTTGGCTACACTTTTATTTATTACCTGATGTATCCTGTAACCTTTTTTTTATTTTTAGTCGCGGGCAATGTCAAAGAGGCGCTCAAAGACTACTACGCGCATATCAACCGACCGTTTAACAACAGAGTCTATTTTGAACACTTACGCCATTTTGCAATCACCATGTGTGACCGTTTTGTCTCCAAAGTGAGCCCCCAAGATTATACGTTTGAAATAGCCAACAAAGAAGCCTTGATGAACCATCTTCATCAAGGTGGTATTTTGCTTTTATCGCATTTTGGCGGTTGGGCAAGTGCTGGTAACTGTTTTTCAGATCTTAAAATTAACATTGTCATGCAAGAATCACTCATCGCACCCATCAAGTGTATTGAAGACAATCTTGAAACCAAAAATCCACATCTCAACATCATCGATCTCTCCAAAGGCGGAGTGTATGTCACCATGAAAATTGCTTCAGCACTTCTCAATAACGAAATTGTAGCAATGATGGCTGATCGTGCAACGGAAGCCAAAAACAGAGAGTTTGTCACTTTCTTTGGCGAAAAAGCAGCATTCAATAAAAACCCTTTTAGCATTGCGTACAAAACCGAAAAGCCGCTCATGGGCATCGCCTTTAGCTATCAAAAGCCCCAACATTACCGTATCGAATTTATTGAAATAGTCATGAATAAAAACAACCATGCAGAAGTAGAGATACACAAAGCCATGCAAATTTATGCCGATTTCTTTGCATCGCATGTTCGTGCGTACCCTCATCAATGGTTCAATCTATACCCTTTTTGGAAAGAGGAAGTATCTTTATGAAAAAAGTTTTAGTCACAGGAGCAACAGGTAGCCTTGGCGAAGCTATCGTGCGTTATTTTGCCAAAGAGGGGTACTTTGTGTACATCCACTACCATCGTCACAAAGAGAAAGCCTTAGCACTTCTTGAAGAGATCAAAAACGGTGAAATTATCCCGTTTGACATCACGCAAAAAGAGGAAGTGAAAAAGGCGTTAGAATCTTTACATGTAAACGTCTTGGTAAACAATGCAGGCATCACCAAAGATAAACTTTTTTTCTTTATGGAAGATGAGGCGTGGAGTGATGTTATGGATGTTAACCTTAACAGCCTTTTTTATGTCACCAAGCAAATTCTACCGAATATGATCAAAGAAAAAGCAGGCTCTATCGTCAATGTCTCCTCCATTTCTGGTCTCGTAGGAAATGCTGGACAAGTGAACTATTCAGCTGCAAAAGGTGGCATTATCGCTTTTACCAAAGCGCTTTGTGCAGAAGTTGCACGTTATAATATCAGAGTCAATGCCGTAGCGCCAGGTGTGATTGAGTCTGAGATGGTTCATGCTGTGGATAAGAACATCACCGATCTGATTCCCTGTAAACGGCTCGGTCGTCCTGAAGAGGTAGCAGAAGTCGTCTTCTTTTTAGGCGATAAAGCAACGTATGTGAATGGTGAAGTGATCAATATTAGTGGGGGAATGGTACGGTAATGCATATACTTTTTTCGTTTTTATACGCACCCATCGTTGTGGTGCTTCTTGGTTATTTTGATATTAAAACAGTCTCTATAGGACTTTTTAGCTTTGGTGTACTTTGGCTTTTGAGTCAAAAAAAACGAGAGGTCAAAACCACAATTTTTCCTCTTTTTTACATGGCGGTAGCGCTAGGCGCCTATTTTTTAGATGACTTTTTAGTGCTCAAATTTCTACCCCTTTTGATTTCTTTGGCATTTATCTTTTTCTTGATTGCAAGTTATTTTGATAACGATTCTATCATTTTGCACTTCGCACGCAAAATCCATAAACGAACTCTTAGCGCTGCAGAAGAAGCTTACGTCAACTGTTCAACGATTTTTTGGATAGTCCTTGCAAGTGTTAATATCCTTTTACACGTCAGCATATTACTGCTGAAAAATGACCACTACTGGATTATCTACTCTTCTTTTGGCTGGTATTTTGTTTTTATTCTAGGTGGCATTGTGCAGTTCTTGCACCGTCATTTTATCTTCCTAAAACGGATGTGATACATGAGAGTCATCGTTTTATGCTGTCTCTTTTTTCTTTCTCTTTTTGCCAATGACAGCGCTGCTTTTAAAGAGACACGCTATCTCTATGCGCTTGATAAAAATATCACCTTAGAGGGATACATCACTTTTGGCGAGCAAAACATTGTCATTGAATATGTCAAACCAGAACCTAAAGTCTTGACCTATTTTGAAGAAAAGCTCACCATTCAAGATGCTAAAGGCTATCAGGTGATTGATGCGCAAAGTATGCCTTCCATGAACTATTTTTTTATGATTATCAAAGCAGTTCATGATGAAAATACACTTTTGCTCAACTCCTTTTTTGAGGCAACCACACAAGGAGATGAGACCGTTTTAACCCCCAAAGGCGTAGCGGCGGAGGTACTTGAAGAAGTGCGTATTGTGCGGCATGAAAAGAAGCTTCACTCTTTACATGTAAAGATTAAAAACGGCGATAGGATCACCATTGAAGTCATGGACTAAAACCCTCAATCTTCTTTTATTTGCCATCGTTGGCACACTTTTTTTCGTTTACCAAAACTCGGTGCATGTCTCCACCAATTTACTCTCTTTTTTACCTGAAAGTAAGGGCAAAGAAGCACTTGAAATCTATTCCCATTTCAAAAATTCTAAGGAAATCTTGATCGCTTCGGAAGGGTTTGATAAAGAGTCTCTCTCTCACATAAAAACCATCGAAGAGAAACTGCTAGCATCCCATCTTTTGAAGCTAGAAAGTGCCATTGTCCCCAATGCAACACTTATAGAATACACCAAAAAGAACGCTTTTTATCTGAAAAATCTGAATAAAGACGACCAACCAAACATTCACGAAAAGCTCAAAACTCTTTATGAAAGAATGGTGAATAATCCCTACTATACTGTAATAGACGCCAATGATCCACTGGGGTATTTTACCCCCAAAGAGAAACCTATTGCCATGAGTATTCGTGATGGTCACTTAGCCTTAGGTGACTTTGGATATTTTAGTGTTTTTAGCATCAAAGACACCTCCAATACCATTGAGAGTTATAAAGCGGTTTACGATCTTGTGCATCAAGAACTCAAGGGCATGCAAACGATTCGTGTCTTTAGCCCAACATTTTATTTTGTGGAAAACTCGCAAAAAATTCAAAATGATGTCAATTTTTTGATTGCTCTTTCTACCCTTTTACTTCTGATTCTCTATGTTTTTATCATTCGAAATATTTACCTTCTCATCAACACCATCGTGACGCTTGCCACCTCAACACTGCTTTCGTTTTTGCTCATTGGTATGATTTGGAGTGAAGTCTCTGTCTTTGTTTTAGCCTTTGGAAATGCCATTGGCGCACTCGCGATTGATTACATGTTTCTCTACTACTTTTACGGTCATTATGAGCATAAAAAAGGCTTTAATACTTCCGCTTTTTATGGCTTTTTGACCACCTTTGGCGGGTTTATGGTCTTTTCGTGGATCAATTTTCCACTCATCCAACAAGTGTGTGTGTTTGCGATGTTCTCACTGGTCTTCTCTTATCTTCAATTTGTTTTTCTCTTTCCACTTATTGGGTTTAAAAAAGCACACCCTTTTGCCAATTTCACATTTTCACTTCCACTGCCTTACCGCGCCATCGCCTTACTCTCTTTGCTAGCCATCGCGGTTTCGGTCTATTTTTTGCAGGTCGATACCGACATCAAAAAACTGGACTACCAAAATACAGCTCTGATGAAAGAGGAGAAATTCTTTAAAGACGCGGCTAAAAAAGAGGGCTATACCCCAATTTTGATCGAAGCCAACTCGATTGATGCGCTTATAGCGCATAGTAATACCATCAAAAATCGTTTTAAAAATGCCACCGTACCGCTCTCATACTTTTTCGATAGAGCCTTTTACGAAGCGCGAAAACAAGAGCTTGAAGCTTTACATGTAAAAGAGAAAAAAACACTTATCGAAGAGGAAGCCACTAAGATTGGTTTTCGTGAAGGCTTCTTTAAAAATGCCTATAACGATCAGCTTTTATCTCCAAGTTACCCAAATCTTGAGCTCGAAACGCTTAATGCGATGGGGTTTGATGTCGTACAGAAAGATGGTCACTACTTCACTTATGCACTTGTTAAAAACAGCGAGCGAGGTTTATTGGAAAAATTTGATTTTGCTTATGCTATTGATGCGAAAGGAATGTTTCTGGTTGCGCTTCAAAAAATTATGCATCAATTGCTTCTTAGTGGGGCATTGAGTGTTGCTTTTAACGCCTTCATCCTTTTTGCTGTTTGCCGCAAAACATTGGCACTGAGTTCGAGTTATGTTTTACTTCCATCCGCTCTTATTTTAACGCTTTTAGGGCTTCATTTTACGATTATTCATCTCTTTATGCTGTTTATTGTGATCTCTTTTGGAATTGACTATGGTATTTATATGGGAAAGAGTAACCATCTTGAAAGCGAAACAAAGAGTACGATTGTAGCCTCTCTTATCAGCGCTTTTGCTGGCTTTGGCGTTTTAGTCTTTAGCGACATCGGGGCACTTCATTATATGGGTCTTGTTTCGTGCATTGGGATAGGGGCTATTTTAATTTTACTGATGGGGAGAAGAAGCCATTGAAAGTCATTCTAAAAAACGATGATGGCAGTGAAAACGTCTATGAAAGCGCACACCTCATCGACCGGGCGCTTAAAAATCAAACACTTCTTATCCCTTCCAAAACCAAAGAAGAGAATGCCTTAGAGATTTTAAGAGCCTATCTTTCAGGCGCAAAGCCTATTTTGTATGATCAAGAAAATCTCTCTTTAAAAGAAAAAATCGAGTCTTTGGGCACTGAAATATTCAAAGAGATCGACTTTGCCGCCATGTTTTTTACCTCAGGCAGTACGGGATTTCCAACGGGTGCCTTTAAAAGCAGAGAGAACATTGAAACCGATATGGAAGCCTTGCTGTTAGAATTTGGGAATTTCAAGATTCAAACAGTGGTTGCAACCGTGCCATTCATTCATATCTACGGTTTTTTAGCCGCCCTTTTACTGCCACTCAAACTGGATGTGGATTTACTCTTTAAAGAGCATTTTTTGCCGCACGATCTACTTGAATATGCAAAGCCTCACCATCTTGTCGTGACCACACCCCTTTACATCAAATCACTGCTCAGACTGGATGAAGTAAAAGATTTGAGCGAGACGATATTTATTAGTTCCACAGGTCCTCTGCCCACCGAAATCGCCAAAGAATTTACGGACAAATTCAACACCACACTCATTCAACTCTTTGGCTCAACCGAATGTGGAAGCATCGCTTTTAAAAAACAAGACGATACCTTTTGGAGCCCTTTCCACGGAGTAGAGACATCGCTCAATACCGAAGGACTTTTACATGTAAAATCCCCCTTTATCTCAAAAACGCTATGGCAAGAGGGCTTGGTACAAACAGCTGGGGAAATTCAGAGCTTTGATTATGCGATTCTTGAAAACGGGAAGTTTCAACTGATAGGACGAAGCAGTAACATTGTCAAAATTGCAGGAAAACGTTATGCTACAGCACAAATCGAAGAAATTTTAGAAGCACAAGAAGGTATCTCGAAAGCACTCGTGCATGTCAAACATAACAATGCGGAACTGAAAGATGAGATGGTGGTAATTTTCTTAGAAACCACTCAGCCTATCACACAAAAAGCAGTCAAAAGTACGCTTAAGCACCGTATTGGAAAGATCAATTTACCTATCGAATTACACATCGTGGATAAAATCTCTACCACGCTGATGGGGAAAAAATGTATGCCATTAGTCTAAAAGGATGGCAGAGCGTGCCATCCTCTTTGATGCATTAGAGCAAGCTAAGTTGTACTTGAATGGCCTTGTTAAGGTTTTGAATCCATCCGTTGTAGTTACTATGAATCGTATTGTTTTCCGCGTTATAATCTAAATTAATACTACTTTCGTAGTTAATACTGTACTCTTGTGTATTGTACGTAATCGCAACCACTGCAGTATGCGTCCTTAAAACAAGCGTACCTTTGAGCAAACCCTCTTTCTCTTTTTTGATGATCCAGCCAAGTCCTCCGCCCGCACGGATAATGGCTTTTTCAACATCAGACATGCTGGCTTTTTTATCAGCAGTCACAGCAATGGCATTATTGTTGACATTGTAAACGGGTGGCGTTCCACACCCCAAAAAAGTGACACTTAAGACAAAGGCGATCGTTAACATCAGAAGCTTTTTCATTACCATCCTTTAGAAAAATTTAAATTCATTCTATTGACATTCAGATTAAATTTTACTGAGTTTGTAGTATTTAAAAGCCTAAAATAGGCACTTATCACTTAATGTAGCCCTAAAATTTCTTTTCCGTGAATCAGTTTGTTGTTGATTTGACACAACGAATAAAATACCATCGAGGTCGAGAGCGCTTCAATAGGTTTTCCAAAGGTATCCATCGTAATGCCCAAGAGATGAAGTTTGGTATTTTGCAATTTTATTCTGCCCGAAATATCACTCGCAACAATAAAAACTTTAGCATTTTGAGCCGATAGTACCACCGATTTTGTACTTTTAATGGTACTGTTGATAATCTTTACATCCGAATTTATAATGGCCAACTCCTCAACCACCGCATCTTTAATGATAATTTTTTGAGAATTAATGATGCTCATATTTCCAATTCTTCCCGTATAAACTCTACCATCAATATCTCTGATAGTGGCACTGTAGTTGGGAGCATTGAGCGGCACAGTAGGTCGCACAATCCCATCTTGATTTACAAGATGTGCTTCAAGAAGATTTAAAAAGGTTTCTTCATGACTGACCATAGGAACATGCCCCGTATGTGGCAGTATTTTCAAAGAGGCATTGGGCATTAGTTTATGCAGCACATACCCCGTTTCCACAGGTGCAATTGTGTCTGTTTCACCCCAAATAATCGTCGTTCTTGCATTAATTTTTTGAGGAATTCCGTTAAAATTTTCCTCGACCAACGCAACGGCGGCAATGCTATAAGGACTTCCTCCAAGAATAGTGGCTCGCAAATCTTCACTGGAAAGAACCACTTCCATATCTAAAGACATTTTACGATCAATTTTCTCCGCAATTTTGTCGATAAATGAGGTTACTTTTTGCGTTTGAAGACCTTGGATCAGACCATTTTGCTCATCAAAAAAAGCATTGACACCATTTTGCACTAAAAAGTTATTGTACTCAGAGCGATGCAGTATACCCGCCGCATCTACAAGCACTAAACTCTCCACATCGGAAGGATACATACTGGTATATTTCAGCGCTATCGCTCCACCCATCGAGTGCCCCACCAAGTGAAACGGCTTTTTCACATATGTTTGAGTGATATAGTGAATAAACTTGGCATAATTGAGTGGAGAATAAAGCTCATTGGATTTACTGGATTGTCCAAATCCTGGAAGGTCAAATGTCACCACAAAGTAGTCATCTTTTAACCGTTCAATACTGCTTTCCCAAATGGTAGAAGCCTCATCACCCAATCCATGCACTAAAACGACTGCTGGATTGTCAGGATTACCGACGGTTTGCATGTACACAGAGGCGTTAAAAACAGGCTCGGTAATAAACGTCCCCGCTAGTTCTTCCGCATGAAGTCCTAAAAAAAAAGACCCACATCAACACAAAAATTTTCATATACCACGCTCTCCAAGCACAAGCATCAACGTTCCACTGGCACATATCTCACTACCCTCTTTTTCAAACACCTCAAAGTAAAATTCGCTCGAATTGCCAAGCGACGTACGCGTTTCAATGATGATGATACATGTTAAGCTTTGCACCTTTACATGTAAAGAGACATCTTTGATTAAAACCAAAAAACCATTTCGTGGTGTATCCGTCTTAGAAAAGGCTGAGGAGGCTTGAGCAGCAGCTTCTGTGAACATTGGAAGCGTTGGTAAACATGGAAATTCACACAGCACTGTGGCTTGTTTTGCTTTACATGTAAGCAGCTTTTTGACAAAACGAATGGGTGGAAGATGGGGTAAATTCATAGGTTCACTTCGATAATGGAGGATTCTAATTGTGATGCATTTTGCGCTACATGTAACATCTCACTAATGGAGTTTGGTACACCTTTTAGCTCACTTTTTTGGAGCTTTAAAGTCGCCTCTCTTTCCGTCACACGCACAACTAATGCCACCCCGCTTTCAAGGTAATCAATACAATGATTGACCTGTTCGATACCCGCAATATCCAACGTTTCAAAGCATAAAAGAAGCAGTGTATCGCCATCCAATGCTTTCAGCGCTCCTGCTTTAAGAACATTAAGGGAGGTTTTATCACCACTGGAGAGTGTCAAAATTTCATTCTGGTTGTGGTACAAAATAGAAAGGTATGAAACAGCCGTATTGTAAACCGAATTTTGAAAATCGGTGGGACTAAGTGGCTCTTCCTTGTCAATCGCATTCAAGATATTTGCTGTCGTTTCAAGCTCGCCAAACGCGCTTCCACACAGAATACGTCCCCCTTCAAAATGCTCCACGTGGCTTAACAGTTCGACACAAATTTTCGCCGCTTTGGTCAGACGACGGCGCGTCATCATGTGAGGCACAAGCTCTTTGATGTGAGCCAGCTCAATGCTTTTAACACCCAGAAGATAGGCACTGCTTAAAATCTCTAAATTGACTCTCATTGGGGCAGTCCAAAAAGCAGTGCGGTGTTGTTGCCACCAAACGCGAGCGAATTGCTCAGTGCATAACGAAAGGAGTGTGCTTTCGCCTCATGTATGAAATGTAGCGTTTTGTTTTCAGGTTCAACAAGATAGGTATTGGGTGGAAGTATCTGTTTTTGAAGCGCCATAACACAGATGATCGCTTCTAGTGCGCCCGCTGCGCCTAGCGTATGTCCCGTAATCGATTTGGTCGAACTTACAGGCACATGAGCACCAAAAAGGCTTTCAATCGCACACGCTTCACTGGTATCGTTTGCCTGCGTGCCTGTACCGTGCGCGTTGATGTACCCTACTTCTGATGATGCAATATGGGCACAGTGAAGCGCTTTTTGCATCGCGCACAACGCACCCGCCCCATCAGGACTAGGATGTGCCATATGATGCGCGTCTGAGCTGTACCCCACGCCCAAAAGCTCCATGCTCGTAGGTTGAGGCTTATTTTCCAGCAGCAAAACAGCGATGCCCTCTGCGACATTCATACCATCACGCTTTACATCAAAAGGCTGACATGTATGAGAACTCAACACGCCAAGAGCGTCAAAACCCCGTATGGTTGTCAATGAGAGCGTATCAAACCCCACCACCAAAACACTCTCATAAACCCCTTTAGCGATCATCTCATAGCCATATCCTAAAGCATTGGCACTGGACGTACAAGCGGTTGAGAAGGAGATGTCATCCCTAAACGTGAAATGCTTGGAAAGCATAT encodes the following:
- a CDS encoding 3-hydroxyacyl-ACP dehydratase; amino-acid sequence: MILNHLYTLTCKEGARFCVRLSDASHPVFQAHFPTNPILPGFILLDLSAEILGIEIVKIQKAKFLKNITPLSVLWFDTQTHEKTLKIRVTQNEQKVAELTYEKR
- a CDS encoding AMP-binding protein, with translation MKVILKNDDGSENVYESAHLIDRALKNQTLLIPSKTKEENALEILRAYLSGAKPILYDQENLSLKEKIESLGTEIFKEIDFAAMFFTSGSTGFPTGAFKSRENIETDMEALLLEFGNFKIQTVVATVPFIHIYGFLAALLLPLKLDVDLLFKEHFLPHDLLEYAKPHHLVVTTPLYIKSLLRLDEVKDLSETIFISSTGPLPTEIAKEFTDKFNTTLIQLFGSTECGSIAFKKQDDTFWSPFHGVETSLNTEGLLHVKSPFISKTLWQEGLVQTAGEIQSFDYAILENGKFQLIGRSSNIVKIAGKRYATAQIEEILEAQEGISKALVHVKHNNAELKDEMVVIFLETTQPITQKAVKSTLKHRIGKINLPIELHIVDKISTTLMGKKCMPLV
- a CDS encoding SDR family oxidoreductase, whose amino-acid sequence is MKKVLVTGATGSLGEAIVRYFAKEGYFVYIHYHRHKEKALALLEEIKNGEIIPFDITQKEEVKKALESLHVNVLVNNAGITKDKLFFFMEDEAWSDVMDVNLNSLFYVTKQILPNMIKEKAGSIVNVSSISGLVGNAGQVNYSAAKGGIIAFTKALCAEVARYNIRVNAVAPGVIESEMVHAVDKNITDLIPCKRLGRPEEVAEVVFFLGDKATYVNGEVINISGGMVR
- a CDS encoding beta-ketoacyl-[acyl-carrier-protein] synthase family protein, whose amino-acid sequence is MPTNSVYVNCFESVCCAGESSEALFEAICTHQSGIKSFSEFIPNKSIALGKIEKPFSIESLLAFTCKKVLVQSGLENFENTLLVVGSSVGGMQMSENIFLRDHHYQNIDPKLHAIDAIAHMLSKHFTFRDDISFSTACTSSANALGYGYEMIAKGVYESVLVVGFDTLSLTTIRGFDALGVLSSHTCQPFDVKRDGMNVAEGIAVLLLENKPQPTSMELLGVGYSSDAHHMAHPSPDGAGALCAMQKALHCAHIASSEVGYINAHGTGTQANDTSEACAIESLFGAHVPVSSTKSITGHTLGAAGALEAIICVMALQKQILPPNTYLVEPENKTLHFIHEAKAHSFRYALSNSLAFGGNNTALLFGLPQ
- a CDS encoding MMPL family transporter; the encoded protein is MKSWTKTLNLLLFAIVGTLFFVYQNSVHVSTNLLSFLPESKGKEALEIYSHFKNSKEILIASEGFDKESLSHIKTIEEKLLASHLLKLESAIVPNATLIEYTKKNAFYLKNLNKDDQPNIHEKLKTLYERMVNNPYYTVIDANDPLGYFTPKEKPIAMSIRDGHLALGDFGYFSVFSIKDTSNTIESYKAVYDLVHQELKGMQTIRVFSPTFYFVENSQKIQNDVNFLIALSTLLLLILYVFIIRNIYLLINTIVTLATSTLLSFLLIGMIWSEVSVFVLAFGNAIGALAIDYMFLYYFYGHYEHKKGFNTSAFYGFLTTFGGFMVFSWINFPLIQQVCVFAMFSLVFSYLQFVFLFPLIGFKKAHPFANFTFSLPLPYRAIALLSLLAIAVSVYFLQVDTDIKKLDYQNTALMKEEKFFKDAAKKEGYTPILIEANSIDALIAHSNTIKNRFKNATVPLSYFFDRAFYEARKQELEALHVKEKKTLIEEEATKIGFREGFFKNAYNDQLLSPSYPNLELETLNAMGFDVVQKDGHYFTYALVKNSERGLLEKFDFAYAIDAKGMFLVALQKIMHQLLLSGALSVAFNAFILFAVCRKTLALSSSYVLLPSALILTLLGLHFTIIHLFMLFIVISFGIDYGIYMGKSNHLESETKSTIVASLISAFAGFGVLVFSDIGALHYMGLVSCIGIGAILILLMGRRSH
- a CDS encoding glycosyltransferase family 2 protein, which produces MKKDDIVVVIPTYNNPLTIEKVAQEVLTQGYALIVVDDGSKINVADIILKPHEKLTIIRHLTNQGKGAAIMTGAHEAQKRGFDYFISLDGDGQHLASQIEKICNACDGKDQIIIGARNFEINHVPNGSKFGRWFSNFWACWDTEQSITDSLSGFRLYPTSILDLIIKTKRFDWEMEVLVKHAWKGRIIKEVSIECYYPTPEERVSHFKKFWDTAAIVMVHVKLLPWKFFLKKKYQ
- a CDS encoding lysophospholipid acyltransferase family protein, with the translated sequence MSTKQRGSGWSIKLVFTFYRLFGYTFIYYLMYPVTFFLFLVAGNVKEALKDYYAHINRPFNNRVYFEHLRHFAITMCDRFVSKVSPQDYTFEIANKEALMNHLHQGGILLLSHFGGWASAGNCFSDLKINIVMQESLIAPIKCIEDNLETKNPHLNIIDLSKGGVYVTMKIASALLNNEIVAMMADRATEAKNREFVTFFGEKAAFNKNPFSIAYKTEKPLMGIAFSYQKPQHYRIEFIEIVMNKNNHAEVEIHKAMQIYADFFASHVRAYPHQWFNLYPFWKEEVSL
- a CDS encoding beta-ketoacyl synthase chain length factor; protein product: MRVNLEILSSAYLLGVKSIELAHIKELVPHMMTRRRLTKAAKICVELLSHVEHFEGGRILCGSAFGELETTANILNAIDKEEPLSPTDFQNSVYNTAVSYLSILYHNQNEILTLSSGDKTSLNVLKAGALKALDGDTLLLLCFETLDIAGIEQVNHCIDYLESGVALVVRVTEREATLKLQKSELKGVPNSISEMLHVAQNASQLESSIIEVNL
- a CDS encoding alpha/beta fold hydrolase encodes the protein MQTVGNPDNPAVVLVHGLGDEASTIWESSIERLKDDYFVVTFDLPGFGQSSKSNELYSPLNYAKFIHYITQTYVKKPFHLVGHSMGGAIALKYTSMYPSDVESLVLVDAAGILHRSEYNNFLVQNGVNAFFDEQNGLIQGLQTQKVTSFIDKIAEKIDRKMSLDMEVVLSSEDLRATILGGSPYSIAAVALVEENFNGIPQKINARTTIIWGETDTIAPVETGYVLHKLMPNASLKILPHTGHVPMVSHEETFLNLLEAHLVNQDGIVRPTVPLNAPNYSATIRDIDGRVYTGRIGNMSIINSQKIIIKDAVVEELAIINSDVKIINSTIKSTKSVVLSAQNAKVFIVASDISGRIKLQNTKLHLLGITMDTFGKPIEALSTSMVFYSLCQINNKLIHGKEILGLH